In the Raineyella fluvialis genome, CATCTCGACCTTGTCGAACCAGTGCACCCGGAAGATGCCGCGGGTGTCCTTGCCGTACGATCCCGCCTCGCGCCGGTAGGACGGGCTGTAGCCGACGTAGTGCTTCGGCAGCGACTCGACGATCTCGTCCATGTGGTAGCCAGCCAGCGGCACCTCGGCGGTGCCGACCAGGTACATGTCGTCGCGCTCGAGCCGGTAGACGTCCTCGGCCGCCTGACCGAGGAAGCCGGTGCCCTCCATCGCGGCCGGCTTCACCAGCGCCGGCGGGATGATCGGGGTGAAGCCCCACTCCAGCGCCTTGCGCATCGCCAGGTTGATCAGCGCCAGTTCCAGCTCGGCACCCTGCCCGGTGAGGTAGTAGAAGCGGGAGCCGGACACCTTCGCGCCACGCTCCATGTCGATGGCGCCGAGGATCTCGCCGAGCTCCAGGTGGTCCCGCGGGGTGAATCCCTCGGCCTCGAAGTCGCGCGGCGTACCGATGGCCTCGAGCAGGACGAAGTCCTCCTCCCCACCGACCGGCACCTCCGGCGCGATGATGTTGCCCAGTCCCCGCAGCCGCTCGGTGAAGGCCGCGTCGGCCTCCTTGCTGGCGGCCTCGTGCTCCTTGACCTCCGCGGCGAGGGCCTTGGTGTGCTCCAACAGCTCCTGCTTCTCGGCGCCCTTGGCGCGGCCGACGAGCTTGCCGAGGTCCTTCTGCTCGGCGCGCAGCGTCTCGAAGGCGGTGATCGCACTGCGGCGCTTCTCGTCCAGCACGAGGAGCTCGTCGACGACAGACTCGGACCCGCCGCGTGCCCTCTGCGAGGCTCGAAGGCGGTCGGGGTCCTGGCGCAGCAGCTTGGGATCAATCACGGGGCCAGCCTAGCGGCCCACTGTGGCCGCCGGACGCCTAGGATCGTTCCATGTCCGAGCCTCTTCCCCACCGTGTCCGGCTCTGGCTGCCGCCGACCGCACTGCTGGTGTACGTCGTCTGGACCCTGCTCGCCGTCTCCGGGCTGTTGGGGCCGTTCGATCGGCTCCTGCTGCTCGACCCACCGCTCGACCGGGCCCACGGCGCGTTCCAGCTGCTCGCCGCGGTGGGCATCGTCGGCGCCCCCGTCGTGCTCTACACGGGACTCGTGCTGCTGGCGTACTGGGCCTACCGCCGCCGGTTGCGGGAGCTGGCGCTGGCGATCGTGCTCGCCGGCGCGCTGTCCTGGGCCGGCATCACCCTGGCGAAGATCGTCCTGCGGATGCCCCGACCGCCGTACTCCCCCGACATCCTCGCGGTGAGCGGCTGGGGCTACCCGTCCGGCCACCTGTCCGCGATCGTGACGGTCGCCGTGATGGTCACCGCGACGATGATGACGACCCGCCAGTCGCACGCCACCACCCGTGGTTGGCGGGTCGGCGGCGTGGCGCTGGTGCTCCTCTACGCGATCGACCGCTGGGGCCTGGGGGCGCACTGGTTCTCCGACATCGTCGGCGGCGCCCTGTGGGGGCGGTCGCGTCCGGCTGGGCACTCCTGCTCGCCAAGGTGCACGTCCACGGCCAACCCGCCCCCGGCCCCATCGATCCCGCCCCGGACTCGGTCGAGGAGCCGCCCCGCGCCGCGGTGATCTACAACCCGACGAAGGTGCTCGACGTGCCGACCTTCGTCCGCCACGTGGACTTCGAGCTCACCGGCCGGGGCTGGCGCCGGGCGATCTGGCTGCCGACCACCGAGGACGACCCCGGTGTGGAGATGACGGCGATCGCCGTCCGCAAAGAGGTGGACCTGGTGATCGGCGCCGGGGGCGACGGCACCGTGCGGGTGATCGCGGCCGGTCTGGCCGGGTCCGGCATCCCGCTGGCGATCGTCCCCGCCGGCACCGGCAACCTGCTGGCCCGCAACATGGGGATCCCGCTGGACGAGGTCCGGGCGCTGGAGACCGCGTTCGAGGGGGTGGACCGCACGATCGACCTGATCAAGGTCAGCGCCGACGGCGGTGAGCCGGACCACTTCTGCGTGATGGCCGGGATCGGCATCGACGCCGCCATCGTCGGGGAGGCGGACAAGGACCTCAAACGTGCCCTCGGCAACACCGCGTACCTGGTCTCGGCGGCTCAGCACGCCGACCATGCGGCGCTGGACACCCGCGTCTGGGTCGACGGGGTCCCCGTCCTGCGCACCCGCGCTCATGTCGCCCTGATCG is a window encoding:
- the serS gene encoding serine--tRNA ligase, translating into MIDPKLLRQDPDRLRASQRARGGSESVVDELLVLDEKRRSAITAFETLRAEQKDLGKLVGRAKGAEKQELLEHTKALAAEVKEHEAASKEADAAFTERLRGLGNIIAPEVPVGGEEDFVLLEAIGTPRDFEAEGFTPRDHLELGEILGAIDMERGAKVSGSRFYYLTGQGAELELALINLAMRKALEWGFTPIIPPALVKPAAMEGTGFLGQAAEDVYRLERDDMYLVGTAEVPLAGYHMDEIVESLPKHYVGYSPSYRREAGSYGKDTRGIFRVHWFDKVEMFVYCDPADAEREHHRLLGFEKEFLEALEIPFRVIDVASGDLGLSAARKFDCEAWLPTQQTYREVTSTSNCTDFQARRLNIRGRFEQGTAPLATLNGTLCAVTRIIVMLLENHQQADGSVRVPAALRPYLGRDALLPQQG
- a CDS encoding phosphatase PAP2 family protein; the encoded protein is MSEPLPHRVRLWLPPTALLVYVVWTLLAVSGLLGPFDRLLLLDPPLDRAHGAFQLLAAVGIVGAPVVLYTGLVLLAYWAYRRRLRELALAIVLAGALSWAGITLAKIVLRMPRPPYSPDILAVSGWGYPSGHLSAIVTVAVMVTATMMTTRQSHATTRGWRVGGVALVLLYAIDRWGLGAHWFSDIVGGALWGRSRPAGHSCSPRCTSTANPPPAPSIPPRTRSRSRPAPR
- a CDS encoding diacylglycerol/lipid kinase family protein; amino-acid sequence: MDFELTGRGWRRAIWLPTTEDDPGVEMTAIAVRKEVDLVIGAGGDGTVRVIAAGLAGSGIPLAIVPAGTGNLLARNMGIPLDEVRALETAFEGVDRTIDLIKVSADGGEPDHFCVMAGIGIDAAIVGEADKDLKRALGNTAYLVSAAQHADHAALDTRVWVDGVPVLRTRAHVALIGNVGLLQGGIQLMPEARPDDGKLDLLVASPRSLRDWVSVFTRVLTRGNRTDERLTRLSGGSVEIVVDQPDSYELDGDPQGTCTRLTAEVVPAALVLRVPAP